The Lathyrus oleraceus cultivar Zhongwan6 chromosome 5, CAAS_Psat_ZW6_1.0, whole genome shotgun sequence genome includes the window CCGAGGTTGCTTCAATTACAATTGTTTAGTGAGGGCAGCTATGCAGTATCTTTGATATGACTCAAAACCCACAACAACATCATATGTCGGAGTGAAGAGAAAGACTATGCACATGAAAAACAAGCAGCTGCCACAGCATTAACTCCTATGAGTACTGTGTACATGTCGGCCTGTGAGTGTGAACTGTGAAGTTGTTTCATGGGCAAGAATGAGGTGTCATTTATTATTTTTCTTCTATTGAATAAATTCGTTATCCGGGGAAAATAAGGTTAGGTGCACAATTTATTTTTGCTCTGATTCTATTATTGACTTCATAATAACTAAATGAAGAATGGTTAAATTGGGACTTACATCATCCAGCAGCATATTGTTGCGGTAATAACCAGAGTTAAGTGAAATCTGCAACCAAATAAGAGATTAGAAACTTGTCAAGAAGAATTATACATGTATTGAACAGATAGAAGTAATAAAGAAAATATACAAAATGAATGTTCAAGGGAACCATGAATAATATCAGAAGTATGTCAATAATTTTTTTTAGAGCCTATTGGCATCACTAAATAAATCTGAATAGTAAGCTTTACAACAATAAGAAGTTGTCCTTCAGAGTCAATGACACGCATTCCTAAAGAAGACCACAACAGATGTGTGAAGTAACAAATCTCATACATTCTAAGCAGGTTCATACTTGAAAAAACACAAGAATGATTTAGAGTTAAAAAATAATACTGGTCATTTTTCAAAGTgcatttaatttaattttgtaCAATAAAACACCAACACAGAGAGGGACATCGAACAATGGCGCCAATTTGGTCCGCTGTCTCACAAGGGTCAAAAACGAGTTAATAAAAATGTAGTTTAGGGAAGCGACACTCAAGTCGTATCGCAGAGACTTCTAACTCAATTACTTAAATTTAGAATCAATAAAGTAATAAAAGGGTTTTTTGTATAGCTTGGACAGTTTTAGGGAAATTTGATAAAAATGTAAAAAACAATGAGATAACACTACCATAATTCAAAATTTTCAGAATCCAAAAGCTCAAATCGAAACAATTCATAAATGCTGTACTATATTTCTATGAAGTGCAGATTACACTAATTCATCAAATGCAGAACCTCACGAAAACTGAATCAGAATGCGAAATCGACAAAATTGATAATAATCAACAGAGAACACAAATTGAAAGATAACCAAAGGGATAAAAACGAAGATCAGAAAGAAAAAAAGTATTACAGATTAGCAGAAGGTCCTCTATTGCAGCAAATTCTGGTGCAGAGACACGCGATGAACCCAACCACCACGAAGATTAGTGTCGTTATCAAGAAACCCATTCCGATTCGTCGATTCCAGATTCCGATCAGAGAAAATGGATTGCTAAATTGAAGAAGAAATCGAAAAACGATGCGACTTGAATATATGATTTTCAATCGAAAAATGGTTACCGAAACGGAGAAAAAAGGGAAAATAGGAACAGAAAATGATAAttatgaaaagaaaaaaaaaattgagaaattTGTTACCTCTGAAGTCTTGAAGCAGAGATCTCACGGCTCTATCGCTTGATCAGCTTCGTGCATATAGAGACGCGTTGGCGATTTTCTGATTCGGAGTAATTGGGCTTCGGTTAAAACACCAAAATGTTATTGGGCTTTTATTGGATCAAAAAGACTATTTACACCGTCGTTTGCATAGATATACGGCTATTTTCTTTTCAATAAGACACCTAAAAGTGAAAAATGCTAGTGGTTGATATTATAAACACTAAAGTTTATTATGCATGTAATCTATAATTTGGAGGGATTGAATATCACTGGATCACAAAATATAATTATGTAATGAAAAAGCTCCTGACTTTTTTCTTTCACTCGTATTATATTTAGGGTAATGCTAACATGTGTTCT containing:
- the LOC127084838 gene encoding V-type proton ATPase subunit e1, whose product is MGFLITTLIFVVVGFIACLCTRICCNRGPSANLFHLTLVITATICCWMMWAIVYLAQMKPLIVPILSEGE